One genomic segment of Candidatus Eremiobacteraceae bacterium includes these proteins:
- a CDS encoding choice-of-anchor tandem repeat GloVer-containing protein, which produces MIFFQSSSRHLVVLIGSVVALASIAGCAGRSFVAPPESGGRTGSAPAGTFQVVYSFQGGSDGVEPAAPVVSLSGTLYGTTRGGGANGDGTVYSLTPAGVESVTHSFGGSGDGNTPDSGLAILGGTFYGTTSLDAVNDCGVVYSITPGGVETPLHKFTGAPDGCRPESPVTPVGGTLFGLTESGGKSLQFGVLYKLTTTGVEKIVHAFKGTPADGAYPAASLLNVGGTIYGTTDSGGTSGMGSVFTRAPGGAVSIIYSFKGGADGANPLGGLINLNGTFYGTTSRGGANGVGTVYSITPAGAENIVYSFTGTNGDGVNPIGNLAVKQGLLYGVTSAGGASLDGIAYSVTTGGVETILHTFTGGNNDGANPQAGLIVSSGVIYGTTAFGGTKGLGTVFHL; this is translated from the coding sequence ATGATCTTTTTTCAGTCTTCGTCGCGTCATCTAGTCGTCCTCATCGGTTCGGTCGTTGCCCTCGCATCGATCGCAGGGTGCGCAGGCCGTTCTTTCGTCGCACCACCTGAGTCAGGTGGGCGCACAGGGAGCGCTCCGGCGGGTACGTTCCAAGTCGTCTATAGCTTTCAAGGCGGATCGGACGGCGTAGAACCGGCGGCGCCCGTCGTCAGCCTCAGCGGTACGCTTTATGGAACAACGAGAGGCGGCGGGGCCAACGGCGACGGCACCGTTTACAGCTTGACGCCTGCCGGAGTTGAAAGCGTCACCCACAGTTTTGGTGGGAGCGGAGACGGCAATACACCCGACTCAGGTCTTGCGATCTTGGGCGGCACGTTCTACGGCACGACCAGCCTCGATGCCGTCAACGACTGCGGTGTGGTCTATAGCATAACGCCGGGTGGTGTAGAGACGCCGCTCCACAAATTCACCGGCGCGCCGGACGGATGCAGGCCCGAGTCGCCGGTCACCCCGGTCGGCGGCACGCTGTTCGGCTTGACCGAATCAGGCGGCAAGTCACTGCAGTTCGGCGTGCTCTATAAGCTGACGACCACCGGCGTTGAGAAGATCGTCCACGCATTCAAAGGCACGCCGGCAGACGGCGCATACCCCGCAGCGAGTTTGTTGAACGTCGGCGGAACGATCTATGGAACGACGGACTCGGGCGGCACGAGCGGGATGGGATCGGTGTTCACGCGCGCGCCCGGGGGCGCCGTTTCCATTATATATAGTTTCAAGGGCGGTGCCGACGGGGCAAATCCCCTCGGCGGACTCATCAACCTGAACGGCACGTTCTATGGTACGACGTCGCGGGGCGGTGCGAACGGTGTCGGCACGGTCTACAGCATCACGCCGGCGGGAGCGGAAAACATCGTCTACTCATTCACCGGGACCAACGGTGACGGCGTAAACCCCATCGGCAATCTCGCCGTGAAGCAAGGCCTGCTCTACGGCGTCACGTCGGCGGGCGGGGCATCCCTCGATGGCATCGCGTATAGCGTGACGACCGGTGGGGTAGAGACAATCCTGCACACATTCACGGGCGGCAACAACGATGGGGCGAATCCACAAGCGGGGCTCATCGTGTCGAGTGGCGTGATCTATGGAACGACCGCGTTCGGCGGCACAAAGGGTCTGGGCACGGTGTTCCATCTGTAG